In Anser cygnoides isolate HZ-2024a breed goose chromosome 23, Taihu_goose_T2T_genome, whole genome shotgun sequence, the following are encoded in one genomic region:
- the TAS1R1 gene encoding taste receptor type 1 member 1 translates to MRPPALLCLGACLGAAAAFFSRDGDYRLAGLFQLHGLAPRAAARPLVDDCDDAAAFKSHGYQLSQTMRFALEEINNSSSLLPNVTLGYEIYDTCSESANIYATLRALVQKGRHDIEVLHAFQHYEPTAVAVIGPDSTQLALTTAAILGVFLVPEISYEASLETLSLKRFYPSFLRTIPSDGQQVKAIALLLQSFKWTWVALLGSDNAYGRDGLNALYELLVASDVCVAYRGIIPTNKDASSPELHRLVGILMDIRVNVTVVFSNINGAHPFFEVVVQKNITGMVWVASEDWALAQNIWQVPGIQNIGSVIGMSVEQAESTMLERLESWKYAEERAASESAGSTGAGGENRSSSSESTWLNCTQQCPGCHLLAAAPNIYDAQASNNVYSAVYAVAHGLHDLLGCASGVCSKDRVYPWQLLQKIKQVNFSLHNSQICFDANGNINKGYDIIMWNWRGLSWAFDVVGTFTVNPDRLLLNRSKILWHTKDHQAPISMCSQPCAAGEKRLQQNRHRCCFSCVACPAGTFLNRTDLYACQACGADEWSPARSEACFNRTVEFLSWAEPLSWALLAPVALLLLLLAALAALFARHASTPVVRAAGGRLCFLMLGSLACACGSLFCYFGAPTRPCCLLRLPLFAVSFAVFLASLATRCLQLVAIFKLRGRCPPLRRACLRRGAPALFVAAAAAAQAALCLAAALTAPPGPRGSRDVAAERLVLECGGGGAASAAAAAFNVALSGGCFALSYAGKDLPAGYSEARCLTCGLLLHLACAAAALCAQGAFRGRSASVAAVLGALGTLAPPVAGYFVPRALALLLRPRLNTAAHFRGAIGSYARRRAAR, encoded by the exons tgctgctgccttcaAGAGCCACGGCTACCAACTCTCCCAGACCATGCGGTTCGCCCTGGAGGAGATAAACAactccagctccctcctccccaacGTCACCTTGGGCTACGAGATCTACGACACCTGCTCCGAGTCTGCCAACATATACGCGACGCTGCGCGCCCTCGTCCAGAAGGGGCGACACGACATTGAGGTGCTCCACGCCTTCCAGCACTACGAGCCCACGGCCGTGGCTGTCATCGGGCCTGACAGCACCCAGCTGGCCCTCACCACGGCCGCTATCCTGGGCGTCTTCCTTGTGCCAGAG ATCAGTTATGAAGCCTCCTTGGAGACACTGAGCCTGAAGCGGTTCTACCCCTCGTTCTTGCGCACCATCCCCAGCGATGGGCAGCAAGTGAAAGCCATtgcactgctgctgcaaagctTCAAGTGGACTTGGGTTGCTCTGCTGGGCAGCGACAATGCCTATGGCAGGGATGGGCTAAATGCCCTCTATGAGCTGCTGGTCGCAAGTGACGTGTGTGTTGCCTACCGAGGCATCATCCCCACGAACAAGGACGCCAGCAGCCCAGAGCTCCACAGGCTGGTCGGAATCCTCATGGACATCAGGGTCAATGTCACTGTTGTCTTCTCCAACATAAACGGCGCCCACCCTTTCTTTGAGGTGGTGGTGCAGAAGAACATCACAGGCATGGTGTGGGTGGCCTCTGAAGACTGGGCTTTGGCCCAAAACATCTGGCAAGTGCCTGGCATCCAAAATATCGGCTCTGTGATTGGGATGTCAGTTGAGCAGGCAGAGTCTACAATGCTGGAACGCCTTGAATCTTGGAAATACGCAGAGGAACGCGCTGCGTCTGAAAGTGCTGGCAGCACGGGGGCAGGTGGGGAAAACAGAAGTAGCAGCAGCGAGAGTACCTGGCTGAACTGCacccagcagtgcccaggatGCCACCTGCTCGCCGCTGCCCCCAACATATACGACGCTCAGGCCTCTAACAACGTGTACTCAGCTGTGTACGCAGTGGCCCACGGTCTCCACGACCTGCTGGGCTGTGCCTCGGGGGTGTGCAGCAAAGACAGAGTCTATCCCTGGCAG CTCCTACAAAAAATCAAGCAGGTAAACTTCAGCCTGCACAACAGCCAGATCTGTTTTGATGCCAATGGGAACATTAATAAAGGTTACGACATCATCATGTGGAATTGGAGAGGCCTGAGCTGGGCTTTTGATGTGGTCGGAACTTTCACTGTGAACCCTGACAGGCTGCTCCTTAACCGCAGCAAAATCCTGTGGCATACAAAAGATCACCAG GCTCCCATCTCCATGtgctcccagccctgtgccgctggggagaagaggctgcagcagaaCCGCCACAGGTGCTGCTTCAGCTGCGTGGCCTGTCCAGCAGGGACCTTCCTGAACAGAACGG ACCTTTACGCCTGCCAGGCCTGCGGGGCGGACGAGTGGTCCCCGGCGAGGAGCGAGGCTTGCTTCAACCGCACCGTGGAGTTCCTGTCCTGGGCCGAGCCGCTCTCCTGGGCGCTGCTGGCCCCCGTcgcgctgctcctgctgctcctggccgcGCTGGCCGCGCTCTTCGCCCGGCACGCCTCCACGCCGGTGGTcagggcggcgggcgggcggctcTGCTTCCTCATGCTGGGCTCCCTGGCCTGCGCCTGCGGCAGCCTCTTCTGCTACTTCGGGGCGCCCACGcggccctgctgcctgctgcgcCTGCCGCTCTTCGCCGTCAGCTTCGCCGTCTTCCTCGCGAGCCTGGCCACGCGCTGCCTGCAGCTCGTCGCCATCTTCAAGCTGCgcggccgctgcccgccgcTCCGCCGGGCCTGCCTGCGGCGCGGGGCCCCGGCGCTCTTCGTCGCGGCCGCCGCGGCGGCGCAGGCGGCGCTGTGCCTGGCGGCGGCCCTcaccgcccccccggggccgcgcgggAGCCGCGACGTGGCGGCGGAGCGCCTGGTGCTCGagtgcggcggcggcggcgcggcgagCGCCGCGGCCGCGGCCTTCAACGTGGCGCTGAGCGGCGGCTGCTTCGCGCTGAGCTACGCGGGCAAGGACCTGCCCGCCGGCTACAGCGAGGCGCGCTGCCTGACCTGCGGCCTGCTGCTGCACCTCgcctgcgccgccgccgcgctctgCGCGCAGGGCGCCTTCCGCGGCCGCTCGGCGTCGGTGGCGGCCGTGCTGGGCGCGCTGGGCACGCTGGCGCCGCCGGTGGCCGGGTACTTCGTGCCGCGCGCCCTCGCGCTGCTGCTGCGCCCGCGCCTCAACACGGCCGCGCACTTCCGCGGCGCCATCGGCAGCTACGCgcggcgccgcgccgcccgctgA